In the Apteryx mantelli isolate bAptMan1 chromosome 1, bAptMan1.hap1, whole genome shotgun sequence genome, one interval contains:
- the ATP5PF gene encoding ATP synthase-coupling factor 6, mitochondrial, whose protein sequence is MILQQILQLSSIFRAAVSLHLRRNIGLSAIVFNKAKELDPVQKLFLDKIREYNTKSKQAGGPVDVGPEFQKEMNESLARLQRMYGEGDLTKFPEFKFEEPSFEETPK, encoded by the exons ATGATTCTGCAACAGATACTGCAGCTTTCTTCCATTTTTCGTGCTGCTGTTTCCTTACACTTGCGCAGGAATATCGGCCTCTCTGCTATTGTCTTTAATAAAGCAAAAGAGCTTGATCCAGTTCAGAAGCTCTTCTTGGACAAGATCAGAGAATACAACACAAAGAGCaa acaagCTGGGGGGCCTGTTGATGTAGGCCCTgagtttcagaaagaaatgaatgaatCACTTGCCAGACTTCAACGGATGTATGGTGAGGGAGATCTAACCAAGTTTCCAGAATTTAAATTTGAGG AGCCCAGCTTTGAAGAGACTCCAAAGTGA